AGGCCAACTAACGCATATGACATACCACCGGTATGTTAGGTGTACATATAAAAAACATCAACAAGTTGTCACTCATATGTCTAACAAAATCATGGTTTATATGTAGTCCCCTCCTCCACTTTGCAAGTACTTCACTTGGATAGATCACGAGGTACCAAAAGATATCCAAGAGGACCAACGTGCAGATTGGTTACGGAGGCAGCGCCTATTCGAGGAGTCCTATGCACGGGGATTGGAGCGGGAGCGTCGTGAGAAGGAGGCTCGTGAGCGCAAGAAGCGTGAGCAAGAGAGGGCACGCAAAGAGAAGGCGGCTCGTCAAGAAGAGAGGGCAAGCAAACTTGCAAGGGCTCGCGATgcacgagaggaggacgaggcacgtgacaagaagggaaAGTGGCCCCGGACTACTCAGTAGACAAATGGAAAGGCACCGGCGTCGATGATGAACTGTCGAGACTTTGTTTAATGTATGAACTTATTATTCGAGACCTTGTGTGGTCATGAACTATTTCTGTCATT
The window above is part of the Triticum aestivum cultivar Chinese Spring chromosome 2A, IWGSC CS RefSeq v2.1, whole genome shotgun sequence genome. Proteins encoded here:
- the LOC123186290 gene encoding U1 small nuclear ribonucleoprotein 70 kDa-like, which translates into the protein MASSGSRTRPPCADQEDMPKTWLEASLDKKKEKDVPTPPCWCGDVCKLKVSTDRNKSWTEGRRFFVCPNYAHDRRRPTNAYDIPPSPPPLCKYFTWIDHEVPKDIQEDQRADWLRRQRLFEESYARGLERERREKEARERKKREQERARKEKAARQEERASKLARARDAREEDEARDKKGKWPRTTQ